A window from Cryptomeria japonica chromosome 1, Sugi_1.0, whole genome shotgun sequence encodes these proteins:
- the LOC131042506 gene encoding probable protein phosphatase 2C 14 gives MKARAYWVLQRTDVKQNIHTVYKRLVFQRIQTNPLQSTEIANMSCFAARVSSPVLASCRSPSLKSCGDIDSTAEMMHSGSPVLRSSPLSNAGSPSLNLSFNNVNHQHHHSPSKSSIHASRLRPLIHDENHPPPLQVEHTNNMSVLGQSLKISQRGSRQRFPTKGKEYAELGVLTELNTDLENDFGCLNALSSPPLKRKRPPKLDIPKSPRELNRIDLNDKAAKEESVSFEGDYYGVYCKKGKKEFMEDTHKVTTNINGDDQQAFFGVYDGHGGRKAAEFVAEKLGQNIEDLMVKSGDLEKAMKAGYLATDKQFLEQGVSSGACCVTASIKDGCLVVGNVGDCRAVLSRNGNAEALTWDHKPGTEKEKKRIENLGGYVDIHHGTWRVQGTLAVSRSIGDLPLKQWVSSEPDTRKLPITSDCEFMILASDGLWEKVNNQEAVDIARPFCIEEKQVKNRLPELFELGQAWNENNSPPPKARKISLGTLPKILKVRSVNGNYANIGCYDQDLKENTQMPGPQLSIRGPMMACKKLVELSTSRGTLDDVSVMIVDLRNFCRRKS, from the exons ATGAAAGCAAGAGCGTACTGGGTACTGCAGAGGACTGACGTCAAGCAGAATATCCATACCGTTTACAAACGGCTAGTCTTCCAACGGATCCAAACAAATCCGTTACAATCAAC AGAAATAGCAAATATGTCGTGCTTTGCAGCTCGGGTTAGCTCCCCTGTATTGGCTTCATGCAGGTCCCCATCATTGAAGAGTTGCGGTGATATTGATTCCACTGCAGAAATGATGCATTCAGGATCACCTGTTCTGCGATCATCCCCATTGAGCAATGCAGGTTCTCCAAGTTTGAATTTGAGCTTTAACAATGTGAATCACCAGCACCATCATTCTCCTTCAAAGAGTTCAATACATGCATCTAGGCTTCGCCCCCTCATTCATGATGAGAATCACCCTCCTCCATTACAAGTGGAGCATACTAATAATATGAGTGTTTTGGGGCAGAGCTTGAAGATTTCGCAGAGAGGGAGCAGACAGAGATTTCCAACCAAGGGGAAAGAATACGCTGAACTAGGAGTTTTGACAGAGCTCAATACTGATCTAGAAAATGATTTTGGTTGTTTAAATGCACTCTCTTCTCCTCCGCTCAAAAGAAAACGTCCTCCAAAGCTTGATATTCCGAAGTCTCCCAGAGAGCTTAATAGGATCGACCTTAATGACAAAGCTGCAAAGGAAGAAAGCGTTAGTTTTGAAGGTGATTACTATGGGGTTTATTGTAAGAAGGGAAAGAAGGAATTCATGGAAGATACCCACAAGGTCACCACAAACATTAATGGGGACGATCAGCAG GCATTCTTTGGTGTTTATGATGGGCATGGAGGCCGCAAAGCTGCAGAATTTGTTGCAGAGAAACTCGGACAAAATATTGAGGATTTGATGGTCAAATCAGGAGATCTAGAGAAGGCAATGAAAGCTGGGTATTTAGCAACAGACAAACAGTTTTTAGAGCAG GGTGTAAGCAGTGGGGCATGTTGTGTAACTGCTTCGATCAAGGATGGTTGTTTAGTTGTTGGTAATGTTGGGGATTGCCGTGCAGTACTAAGTAGAAATGGAAATGCTGAAGCCCTAACCTGGGATCATAAACCAGGaacagagaaagaaaagaaaaggattgAAAACCTG GGTGGTTATGTGGATATTCATCATGGAACCTGGAGAGTACAGGGAACCCTAGCTGTATCTAGAAGCATAGGAGATTTGCCCCTAAAACAATGGGTATCATCTGAACCAGACACCAGAAAACTGCCTATTACATCTGATTGTGAATTTATGATACTGGCATCTGATGGACTTTGGGAGAAG GTCAATAATCAAGAGGCAGTGGACATTGCAAGGCCTTTTTGTATAGAAGAAAAGCAAGTAAAAAATAGACTTCCTGAACTTTTTGAACTAGGACAAGCATGGAATGAGAACAATAGCCCCCCACCCAAGGCCAGGAAAATTTCTTTGGGAACTTTGCCAAAGATTCTGAAAGTCAGGAGTGTGAATGGCAACTATGCCAATATAGGGTGCTACGACCAAGATCTTAAGGAGAATACACAAATGCCCGGGCCCCAATTGTCTATTAGAGGTCCTATGATGGCTTGCAAAAAGCTTGTGGAGCTTTCTACATCTAGGGGTACACTCGATGATGTAAGTGTCATGATTGTTGATCTGAGAAACTTCTGCAGAAGAAAGAGTTAA